GCAGCCTCGCCAGCTTTTCCGTTTGTCCTATGGCACTAGATGGGCGCTCGAGTAACAACACATCGTGCTCCGCGCCAGGGATCCAATCCTTTTTCGCCCCATGAAAGACTGCGCATGGGGAATATTATGGGAAATGGTCAAGAGACCCTGTTACGATCGCCGCAAGGAAAGCGGCCTCATGCATTATGACTTCTCCTAGAAcatatttcttattttttttttggaAGGAATCGTATGGACTGACGACGACCAACATGATACAATGTTGATGACGTTTCTTTGTCTCCCATGCTTCGGGTGTGGATAATGAAGCTCAGGTAAGGGAAGGGCTAGGATTAGATACGGATATGCCGCAGCATAGGCCCTGGAGGCTGCTTCGGTCGATGATTCTATTGTATATAATATGACTTCACTGTTACATGAGCGACGAAAAGAACAACAGGCTTACTACCTCAGAATATATCTTTGAACCATGAATATTCGCCTTTTACTTTTGTCTACATCCCAACGCCTTGTTATGCTAAATGGTATCACTTTTCATGTAACCTTCCCTCAATGTTTGTCCGATTCTCCCACTTGATATCCTCGAGCCACACCACTTCGACCCTCCTCGACTAATGTGCTAGCTTCATTGTCGAAATCGGTGCCCAATCCTTGCCATGTGCGACCAGAGCGAAGGAACTCGGCTCCAGGACTCGCGACACCGTTGATGCTGGCCAATTCTCCAACGCTGCGCTTGATAAGAGCATCATTCTGCTTGAGTGCACAGGCGGGACTGTCGCCAATAGCCTCGGTGGCGATGGCGGCAGAGGGGCTGTTGCGAACTGGAAGTCTCATAGGTCGacttgatgagatgagcttgCCGGTGCGCATGTCAAACTCGGGAGGAGCAGATTCTTCCCCTTCAACGCCCCCAGCGACATCGTCAAACTGATCCTCTTCTGGCACGGCAGTATCCCTGGACTCGTTGACCGCATCTTGAGGTCTGTCGCTAAGTCCAAGCTTCTCGATACCGCCCCACCACTCGCCGCCCCAGACCCGTTCATCCTCGCTCATGAGTGCCACCTCAAGCTCAAACGGTGTGATAACTGGTCTCCAGTAtccagcatcatcttcgacCAAGCCGCTCTCCCAGCATCCGACCACAACCCAACCCTCAATCTCAGCAAAGTTTGCCAGCTTCGCGGGGTTGAGCTTTCCGACGACAATGGTGTAACTCTTCTTGTCAGCCCGAGCGATCTTGTCGCGCAGAGTATTGATTGAGCTGAGGTAGTTTGCGACTGAAAGTGTATTCACAAGGATACCGATCACACCGGCGGAAGCGAGCGACAGCACCTTCGCAAATCGACGTCGAAGGAGACCTGCTGTGCGGATAGTGGGGTTCTCGAGcgttgaggatggtgtcgCAAGGACGTGTAAGGAGGCAAATCGTGAGTATagagcgagaagaagcgCGGAGGGCGGGTCGGAGATGTGGATGATCGAGTAAGCCTTCCAATGTTCGTCGCCATGAGTTTCGTCGGAGAGGATCTTGCGGTTGGGTATCAAGGCGGCAGGGTCGCGTGTTACTGCTGTGGAAACAACGTCGGTATAGCCTTCATCTCTAAGAAGGGAAACCACTTTGTCGACGTGATTTTGATACGTCAGATCGGCCATTATGACCAACTTGACAGTCTTGTCGCTGAACTCCTTCTTGATTTCCTCCAATGTCACCTTGTAATCGAGATCATGCGTGGTGTAAACGTATATCGCAGGAAGATGACTCGTGGGACTAAGACACGTTCGACCATAATGAACTACCACATCTGCTGAAACATGCTCGGCAGCTATTTCATCCACGCAGCAGGCGCTGTAACTGCTGTCCGCAAGAACGTATATCCTCCTCTCAGCCTTGCCCTCTTCCTGGGCATCATGGGCGCTAAGTTCTTTCGACAAAGCCTCTACAACACGAGGAGCGTCTATCAGCATAAAATCTGGAAACTGTAAGCCGATGCGCCTCCATCCTCCAGCG
This genomic stretch from Fusarium oxysporum f. sp. lycopersici 4287 chromosome 5, whole genome shotgun sequence harbors:
- a CDS encoding diphthamide biosynthesis protein 2 (At least one base has a quality score < 10); translation: MASHLAAPPVLSTPDDHILEVPAADSIPTSTLSDDALRETYEVVRTADEIRAGGWRRIGLQFPDFMLIDAPRVVEALSKELSAHDAQEEGKAERRIYVLADSSYSACCVDEIAAEHVSADVVVHYGRTCLSPTSHLPAIYVYTTHDLDYKVTLEEIKKEFSDKTVKLVIMADLTYQNHVDKVVSLLRDEGYTDVVSTAVTRDPAALIPNRKILSDETHGDEHWKAYSIIHISDPPSALLLALYSRFASLHVLATPSSTLENPTIRTAGLLRRRFAKVLSLASAGVIGILVNTLSVANYLSSINTLRDKIARADKKSYTIVVGKLNPAKLANFAEIEGWVVVGCWESGLVEDDAGYWRPVITPFELEVALMSEDERVWGGEWWGGIEKLGLSDRPQDAVNESRDTAVPEEDQFDDVAGGVEGEESAPPEFDMRTGKLISSSRPMRLPVRNSPSAAIATEAIGDSPACALKQNDALIKRSVGELASINGVASPGAEFLRSGRTWQGLGTDFDNEASTLVEEGRSGVARGYQVGESDKH